TGAACATCAGCGAATTGCGGTCGTATGGACTCGATGTGTTCACGCCCCTGGCCGACGACGCCCGCGTGGTCTCCACGATCTTCGTTCCGGATGACCTTCAGATCGTCGATGTGAAGGCCGGGATCCGGGTCGATCATCCGCGCGTTTCCGACCTGGTGTTCCATCTGGTCAGTCCGCAGGGCACCCGGCTCCTGTTGTCCGAAAACCGCGGCGGCGCGACCGGGCGTGCGTATGGCGGCGAGGCCGGTGGACGGCGGATCTTCACCACCTTCACCGACAGCACCAATCTCACCACCACGCCCATCAAGTTCGGAGTGGCGCCGTTCACCAACAGCGTGATGACCTCGACGGCCTCGAACCGGGTGGTGATCGGCGACGGCTTCGAGGAGGCGGCGCCGCGGATCTACCGCGTTGGCGAACGATTCCCGCGGGCGTGGCAGGTGACGGCAGGATCGGTGGCGGTGGTGCGGGCACCGGCGGGCAGCACCAACGTGATCGAAGGATCGCAGTATGTGGTGTTCCCCGATGGCACGGCGTCGTCGTTTGCCACCTCCTTCACCACCACGCCGGGTCGAATCTACCGGGTCCGATTCTACACGGGGCGTCTTCCCATCGGTCAGCCCCAGGGCATTTCCGTGTACGTGAACAACCGGCTGTACCATGAACTGCGCCGGGACCCCGGACCGCAGGCGTGGTACACCGACTCGTTCTTCTTCTCGGCCTTCGACCGGAACACGGTGGTCGAGTTCCGCAGTCCGCCCATCCAGACCGGGCGCATGGGGCTCGCGATCGACGCGGTGGTCATCGAGGAGGGGGACGTGCCGGGCAACGCCTACTATCTGCCGGAGGAACCGTTGAAGCCGCTCATCGGGGAACGCGGGGCAGGGGACTGGCGTCTCGAGGTCACCGATACCCGGGCGGGTCCCGCGGGGCAGGGCTTCGGCGTGTTCGACTGGCGCCTCGAGTTCATCTTTGCCATCCCGACGGTCGATGCCATCCGCCTCACCAACGGCGTGCCCTACTTCGGATCGGTGAGCGGGACGGACATCCAGTATTTCTATGTCGATGCCCCGCGATGTTCGACCTTTTCGGTCAACACGGTGGCCGGTGAGTTTGCCACGCTGCTGTTCTTCGGCGACCAGGGCGGGCTGCCGGTGGCCGATCTCACCCGGCCGGTCGATGACTACGGGCCTTATCTCAACATCCAGCCCGGCGGTCTCGCGCAGTTCCTGCTGACCACCAACACGCCGGCCCCGGCCCCGCTGCGGCCCGGGCAGAGGTATTACCTCGCCGTCCGCAACTTCCCGCCCGATCTCACCGACAATCCTTTCGGGATCATGGTCCAGTTCGATTGCGAGGACCCGCCCTTCCCGGTCCTCGAGACGCTGACCAACGGTGTCCCGCGCCGTGGCACCATCCCGCCCGGGCCCGGTCTGGACTACTACCAGTTCATCGTCAGCTCGAACGCCATCGGGGCGGACTTCGAACTCACGCCGATCGGGGGCAATGTCGATCTCTTCATCCGGTACGCCGCGCCGAACCCGAGTCCGGGCCCGGATGCCGTGGACGATTTCCCGTTGCCGAGCCCGACCCTGTACGATTACCGGTCGGTCGATCCGGACCCGGCGGCGGTGGACTGGGTCCGGGTGGATCGTGCGACCTTCCCGGTGCCGCTGGTGCCCGGCGTCTGGTTCATCGCCATCCAGAACACCGAGGTATTCCCGGTGGATTACTCGATGCTGGTCACCGAGGACTACACGACCATCGTGAATCTCACCAATGGCGTGCCGCATACGGCGGTGATCGGACCGTTGGATCCCGCCATGCCGCCCACCGGGGCCGAACTCCAGTACTACTCGTTCCTGGTGTCCTCGAACTCGATCCGGGCCCGGTTCGAGACGTTCGATGCCGACGGCGATGTCCAGCTCTATGTCCGGCGCGGCCTGCCGATTCCCACCGGGTTCGACAACCACTTCGCCAGCATGAACCCGGGGACGGCGGACGAGACGATCCTGGTGACCAACACGATGACGCCGGTCTGGCTGAGTCCGGGCTGGTGGTTCCTGTCGGTCGAGAACGCGGATGTCACCAACGTCAATTACACGATCCAGGCCACCGAATTCCCGGCCCTGATCATTCCGTTGACCAATAACATCCCCGTCACCAACACCATCGCCCCCGGCGAGGAACTCGATTACTACTCGTTCGAGGTGAGTCCGGAGGCGCTGGCCGCCCGGTTCCAGGTGTACGGCATGACGGAGAACGTGGAGCTGCTGCTGCGCCAGGCCCTGCCGGTGCCGACCTTCAACGACTACACCTACTCGAGCACGCAGGCCGGCCTGGCCATGGAGGACATCGAGCTGACGCCGTTCTCGTTCCCGGTGGGGCTGACCCCCGGGCCCTGGTATCTCAGCATCGTCAACACCAGCACCAATCCTGCCACGTATATCGTCCGTGCGACCCAGGAGACGGCGGTGGTGACGCCCCTGACCAACAGTGTCGCCTACAACGCAGCGATCCCGCCCGGACCCGACCTGCAATACTACCAGTTCCAGATGAGCTCGAACGCCATTGCGGCCGAGTTTCGCCTGACTTCGGCCGGGACAGGAGATCTGGACCTCTTCCTGCGGCTCGGTCCGCCCCTGCCGAACGGCGCCAATGCCCATTACGCGGCGGAAACGCCGGGGGTGGTGGATGAACTCATCCGGATCGACACCAATTCGTTCCCGGTGCCGGTCACTCCCGGGATCTGGTACCTCGCGGTCACCAATCGCGAGGCCTTCCCGGTGAGCTACGAAATCACCGCCACGGAGTTCGGGGTCGCTCCGCCCCCGGTCTCGGGTGTGATCACCAACATCACGGTGACACCGACCGAGGTATGCCTGACCTGGAGTTCCGCTCCGGGAACCAATTACTACGTGGTCGCCAAGGTGGACGTCCTCAATCCGGTCTGGACCCCTGTATCGCCAACGATCACCGCCGTGGATACCAGCACGACGTGGTGCCTCGTGCCACCCGGTCCCTGGCGCTACTTCGACGTCATCGAAGGCGAGTCGCCGGGCGTGCCCATCCCGAGCCCGATTCCCGATCTGCGCCTCGATGGCGACCGGATCTGCGTGAGCTGGGCCTCAGCCCCGGGGGCGAATTACTTCGTCCAGGGCAAACGCGCCTTCTCCGACACGGTGTGGATCACCCTCACGCCGCGCATCACGGCGGGCGGGGCGACCACGGAGATCTGCTATCCCATCGACTGGGGCTACCGCTTCTTCCGTGTCGCGTTGGGCGAGGAGCCCGCCCCGGTTCCCACCCCGGTGCCGTCCGATGACGTGACCCTCGACATGACAGTGGACCGGGTCTGCGTGACGTGGCCCACCCGGCCGGGCCTGGACTATCTCGTCGAGGGCAAGCGTTTCGCCACGGACCTCAACTGGACGGTGATTTCGGAGGCGTTGCGAGGGGACGGCACGCCGCTCTCGCTGTGCCTCGACGGCAGCACGGACTTCCGGTACTTCCGCATCATCGAGGGAGTCTCGGTGCCCCCGGGGCCGCCGCCGAGCATCGCCGTGCCCAATGTCCGGCTCTCTGTGGATGTGGCCTTCCAGCTCTGCCTGAGCTGGGATGCGCTGGTGGGCGGGGAGTACTTCGTCGAGGCCAAGGCGCGCTTCGCCGATCCCTCCTGGACCGTCATCAGCCCGATCCTCGAAGCCACCGGTCTCGAACTGAGCTACTGCCAGTCGCTCGGCTCCCCGTGGCGCTATTTCCAGGTGCGCCGTGTCAATACGCCGCCATCTGCCCCGGTGGCGATCGAATCGATCGTCCTAACGCCGGCGGGTCCGGCCATCCGCTGGTCTGGTCCTGCAGGCGCCCGGTTCCAGGTCTTCACGGCGGCGGGCCTGATGGGGCCGTGGTCGCCCCTCGGGGCGCCGGTGACCTCGGTCACGGGTTCCTACGAGTACATCGACAGTTCGCCCGCCGAAGGGCTTCGGTTCTACCGGATCGAACGGCTGCCTTGATCACGTACGCCGGGCGCGCAACACCGTGGAGGGGCCCACCGTTGTGCTGCTTCGTCGCCGTCCACCCGTGGGAGACGATTCGATTCGATGGGAGAGGGTGGCTGCGGGCCGGGTGAGGGTTATGGCGACTCGAGTGCGGAAACGAGCCGCAGATGGACGGGGGTTCCTTGGTTAAGGAGTCCTTAAACGCGTGAAGGATTGGGACACGATGGCGATATCCAAGGTGGGTCAGGGCACACTGCCGTAGTGGTGGCGCGACGCCTGCGGCCTGTCGCGCGGAGGCGTGGTGGAGGTGCGCCCCCTTCGCGACGGCCTCAACAGCATCGTCCTGACACCGAAGCCTCCCGAGAGGCGGGGGGCGGTCGGGTTGCTCGGACAGTTCGCCCGTTGCCCGAAGCCCATGGACCCACCGGAGCGTCATCCCCTGCCCTTTTCAGGATCAGATCCGGGGGCGCGGGCGTGTGGGAGGGTTCCCGGCGCAGGGGTGAATCCTGATTAGCAGTCCGGTTCCGGAATGGCGTCCATAGTGGCTGCGGGGTTCGCTCGGGCCCGTTCACGCTGGACGAAGCGGATGACGCCAAGGGTTCCAAGGGCCAGGGCGGCGAAGTGGTACCCGGACAGCGGACCGAGGATGCGCGGCGTGTCCCGGACGAACTCGTGGAGGAACCGGAAGGTGCCGTAGGCGATCAGGTATCCGTGAAAGAGCTGTCCGGGACGCCAGCGGATCCTGTGCAGCCATAGGATCACGGACAGGGCAACGAGCTGGAATGCCAGTTCGGCGGGCACCGCCGGCCAGCGCGGCACGCCGTGGGGATCGGGCAAGGCGTACCAGGACGGCGGGCATGGACGTCCGAGGCAGCACCCATGAAGCCAGCAGCCGATGCGTCCCAGGGTCAGGCCGACGGGGGTCACCAGGGCGAAGGCGTCGCCGGTGGGGGCGCGGTAATCGAGGAGCTTTTTGGCGGCCTCGACCCCGAGGTAACCGAAGACGAGTCCGCCCAGAATCGACTTTCCGACCGCCAGTCGCCACCCGGCATCGGGCCGGTGCCAGTCGATCCAGCCTTCGGCGAGGAGGTACACCACCTTCGCGCCCAGCAGCGCGCCCAGCATGGCCGCGAAGTAGATCGGCAGCAGGCGCGGGTCACGACGGAACCTCCCGCACCAGAGGGCGGCTCCGACCACGATGCCGGCCAGCAGCAGGCCGCCATAGGCGCCCGGTTCCATCATCAGGTCCGGGAGTCGGGAAAGCCCGAGTAATACCGGCAGAACGAGTCGAGCCGGCCGTCCGGGCGGATGACGTGCGTGCAGCAGCGGTCGATGCGGTCCTGGTCCCAGGTCCGGGCGTCCATGAAGGGTTTGATGAAGAGGCGGAAGGTGTGCCGGACGTCGAGTTCGAACTGACGGAGCAGGGCGCCCAGCGGTTCGGAATCGCATCCGCACCGGGCGAGATCCTCGAGGCGGTACCGGACTCGGTCGCGGAGGAAATCCTGGAGTCTCGTGAAATCCACGAACTCGCTGACCGACCGGACGGCGCCATCGACACGGAGTAGGTATCCGATGGTGGCGCAGTTGGGATCGCCGCACGGCAGAGGGGTGAAGTCTTCCACACGCAGCGACCCGCTGGCCTGGTCCACGAGGTCGAGGATGATGTCGGACGGGGTGATGGGTCCGTCCTCCGGGGCAGCCGGGAGGCGCCCGCCCAGGAACCGCGGCTGGAAGCTGACACCCCGGACGCAGTCCCGGCGCAGTCCGAACTGGACGGCGGCCCAGAGGGAGGCGCGGTTGGCGGGAACGACGGTCATGGCGAGGGTGACCCCCAGGCCGAGGCGCGCGCACTGGTCAAGGCAGGCTTCCCGTGCGGCCCGGAGATCGGCGCCGCGCAATTCGACCTGGCCTGCCTCGTCGGGGCCATCGAACTGCAGGTACAACTGGAACCGGCCGGGCCGGAGTGTGCGCGCGAGGCGATCCGCGAAGTCCGGCTCACGGGCGAGGCGAAGTCCGTTGGTGTTGAGAAGCACCACGTCGATGCCGGGGTGGTTCATTGTCCAGTCCAGCAGTTCGAGGAACCGCGGGTGAAGCGTGGGTTCGCCGCCCGAGAGTTGGAGAATCTCGATACGGCCCTTTCGATCGATGACCCCCTGGATGCGCCGGCACAGTTCCTCGAGCGGGGGTGCGTCCACGCGGACGCCCGTGCCCACGGGCGAGTCCGCGTAGCAGGTCGGGCAGGCCAGGTTGCAGGAATGGACCACTTCGATCAGGGCCAGGCAGGTGGAGAGCTTCTCGCAGTCGGCGGCCGCCGGCCCGGTCCCGTTGCGGCCGAGCGAACCCGCCCGCGTTCCGTCGCTCGACCGGCAGGCGCCGGCGTCGCAACCGCAATCGCCCTGGGCGTCCGCCCCGCGCGACAGCCAGTGGAACCGGGCGTCGCGGGCAATGCGGAACGACGCCTCGCCATGGACCGGGCAGGTCCGTCGCAGGTGGATCTCGCCGTGGCCCGGGCCGCGACGCACGACCTCACCGGGCACCGGCAGGAGGCAGGTCGGACAGCGGCTGAGGGTCCGTTTGAGGACGGTTTCCTCGTGGAGTGACCGCAGGCCGATCGGGGTGTTCATGCGAGGATTGCGGCGCACCCGGCGAAGCATGTGGCGAGGCAGACGACAACGGCGACCAGCATGAACAGGAACGTCACGATCACCCGTGTCGCCGTGGTTCCGCCGATCCTGGCGCCCCAGCGGAATCCGAGGAAGCCACCGACGAGAAGTGAGGCGACCGGGGCGATGATCAGCGTCCAGGCGAGGTGGGAGCTTGAGGAGGGGCCCTGGTTCCGGGCGACGGCCGCGATCAACATGGTCAGCAGCGCGGGAAGAAAGATCAGCAGCCAGGTGAGGTCCTGTCGGGATGTCGGACGAGGCTGGGGAACCGGGGGCGGGGCGGATTCGGGGTCCATGGCGCGGCCCTGTCGTATCACCGATGCCGGCCGGGCCGTCCATCGATCTTTTTTGGAGGTTCCCCCCGCAGATCGATGCGGTGATCCGTTGGGGGGTGGCCGGATGCGGTACGGGTACGGGGGAGGCAGGAGGCGGATGCCGTGGGGAGGGTGATGGGCTCCGGTCGGTTTGCGCTTCGCGGTGCGTGACGGTCGCCCTAGCCTTGGGCATGCGTTGTCCTTTCTGGAGCGGGTGGGCGCGAGGATGGATTCCGGGGCTCGCGCTGCTGGCGGTGTCGATGAGCAGCGGCGCGGCGGCGGAGGCGCGGTTGCTGCGGTTTCCCGCCATCCACGGCGACCGGGTGGCCTTCGGGTATGCCGGGGATCTTTACCTGGTCTCGGCGCAGGGCGGGGTGGCGCGTCGGATCACCAGCGATCCGGACAGTTACGAGATGTTCCCGCGGTTCTCGCCGGACGGCCGGCATCTGGCGTTCACGGGCCAGTATGATGGCAACACCGAGGTGTATGTAGTGCCGGCGGAAGGGGGGGAACCGCGTCGGTTGACCTACACGGCGACGCTGGACCGGGACGACGTGTCGGACCGGATGGGGCCGAACAACATCGTGCTGGGCTGGCGGGACAACAGCACGGTGATCTACCGGTCGCGCGGGCGCCAATGGAACGCGTTCAAGGGGCACCTGATGCTGGCGCGGCTGGAGGGTGGCGAGTCGGACATGCTGCCGCTGCCGCGGGGCGGCTGGGCAAGTTTCTCGCCCGACGGCCGGCAACTGGCCTACAACCGGATCTTCCGGGAGTTTCGCACCTGGAAACGGTACCGGGGCGGGCAGGCGGACGATCTCTGGCTGTACGATTTCGCGACGCGCGCGACCACGCGGCTGACCGACGATCCGGCGCAGGACAATT
The nucleotide sequence above comes from Verrucomicrobiia bacterium. Encoded proteins:
- a CDS encoding prolipoprotein diacylglyceryl transferase, with the translated sequence MEPGAYGGLLLAGIVVGAALWCGRFRRDPRLLPIYFAAMLGALLGAKVVYLLAEGWIDWHRPDAGWRLAVGKSILGGLVFGYLGVEAAKKLLDYRAPTGDAFALVTPVGLTLGRIGCWLHGCCLGRPCPPSWYALPDPHGVPRWPAVPAELAFQLVALSVILWLHRIRWRPGQLFHGYLIAYGTFRFLHEFVRDTPRILGPLSGYHFAALALGTLGVIRFVQRERARANPAATMDAIPEPDC
- a CDS encoding radical SAM protein translates to MNTPIGLRSLHEETVLKRTLSRCPTCLLPVPGEVVRRGPGHGEIHLRRTCPVHGEASFRIARDARFHWLSRGADAQGDCGCDAGACRSSDGTRAGSLGRNGTGPAAADCEKLSTCLALIEVVHSCNLACPTCYADSPVGTGVRVDAPPLEELCRRIQGVIDRKGRIEILQLSGGEPTLHPRFLELLDWTMNHPGIDVVLLNTNGLRLAREPDFADRLARTLRPGRFQLYLQFDGPDEAGQVELRGADLRAAREACLDQCARLGLGVTLAMTVVPANRASLWAAVQFGLRRDCVRGVSFQPRFLGGRLPAAPEDGPITPSDIILDLVDQASGSLRVEDFTPLPCGDPNCATIGYLLRVDGAVRSVSEFVDFTRLQDFLRDRVRYRLEDLARCGCDSEPLGALLRQFELDVRHTFRLFIKPFMDARTWDQDRIDRCCTHVIRPDGRLDSFCRYYSGFPDSRT